The stretch of DNA TTTGAATATTTTTTTCAATCATTGCATCAGAAGAATTTTTTGCCAAATTTATAAAAACTTGAACTATTTCATTTAAATATATTTCTAAACTAGAATCTGAACTATTTTGATAGTTTATTTTAATAGAATTTAGTTTAAATGAATATGCTAAAAAATCCATAGATTTTTCAATAACATTTTTTATATACACTTTTTCTTTTTTCTTATTTGGTTTAAAATAATCCCTAAAATCATCTATTGTTTTTGACATGTAATCAAGTTGAGAACTAACTTGAGAAACTACATCTTCTAGTAATTCATCTGAAATTTGTCCATCAACCATTTTTATTAAAGGTAACTTTTGAATCAAAATAGAAACAGCTTGTAAAGGTTGTCTCCATTGATGAGCAATCATACTTATCATTTCACCCATAGCTGCTGATTTTGATTGTTCTACTAATAAATTTTGTTGATTCTTTAACTCAATTTGAGAACTTATATTTTCACCTATTGCATCATAACTTATAATATTCCCAATATTGTCAAAATTTGGATGAATTGTAGTTCTCACCCAATAAACTTCACCATTTTTTTTACAGTTTTGAATTTCACCTTGCCACATATTTCCAGATTTTATAGTTTCCCATAGATTCTCAAAAACTTTTTTTGGCATATCTGGATGTCTTAAAATATTATGTGTTTTTCCAATTAACTCAAAAGACTCAAAACCTGATATTCTACAAAATGCACTTGATACACTTATCATAATACCGTTTATATCGGTTCTCGACATAATTACATATTTATCAACTATATCAATAGATTTATTTAAAG from Arcobacter suis CECT 7833 encodes:
- a CDS encoding sensor histidine kinase, encoding MQIDNFIEKIEKDKISIIRTWISSPAVMKIINDYSIDKDLFIKRYAFGVIEHYIQVVRNQEKVENSVVIMDFIKYLKKQNIKSSELFLLCSSFKNALIDFAFKLNIQSVELIEKIVFYFEEIFSGILDIYSKSIAQIESALNKSIDIVDKYVIMSRTDINGIMISVSSAFCRISGFESFELIGKTHNILRHPDMPKKVFENLWETIKSGNMWQGEIQNCKKNGEVYWVRTTIHPNFDNIGNIISYDAIGENISSQIELKNQQNLLVEQSKSAAMGEMISMIAHQWRQPLQAVSILIQKLPLIKMVDGQISDELLEDVVSQVSSQLDYMSKTIDDFRDYFKPNKKKEKVYIKNVIEKSMDFLAYSFKLNSIKINYQNSSDSSLEIYLNEIVQVFINLAKNSSDAMIEKNIQNRLINISTYEKNSSLFIEFEDNAGGIKDTVIGKIFDPYFSTKNNKNGTGLGLYMSKTIIEEHSGGKINVYNTDFGTKFVIKLPLK